From one Brevibacterium sp. 'Marine' genomic stretch:
- a CDS encoding TetR/AcrR family transcriptional regulator has protein sequence MSETALARMRPEKRAALIDAAAREFAARTFEEASLNRIISTCGMSKSSFYHVVDSKDDLFALVVTELAATARGFWTPPDPGSFSDGFWDRARLVWDDIARTWPDCPELMLLWHIVYANSDSPAVRRLADSVEEWVGAVLIVGREAEAIDVDCPLELQTLAVFSLLRTFDEWALHLTESENAAVGPEESSDHQFRLLTRLLHA, from the coding sequence GTGTCCGAGACTGCGTTGGCGCGTATGCGCCCCGAGAAGCGCGCCGCGCTCATCGATGCCGCCGCGCGAGAATTCGCTGCGCGGACGTTCGAGGAGGCGTCGCTCAATCGCATCATCTCCACCTGCGGGATGAGCAAGAGTTCCTTCTACCATGTCGTCGACTCGAAGGACGACCTCTTCGCCCTCGTCGTCACCGAGCTCGCTGCAACCGCACGGGGGTTCTGGACGCCGCCTGACCCGGGAAGCTTTTCGGACGGGTTCTGGGACCGTGCGCGCTTGGTCTGGGATGACATTGCGCGAACATGGCCGGACTGTCCGGAGCTCATGCTCCTGTGGCACATCGTCTACGCGAATTCGGACAGTCCGGCTGTGCGACGCCTCGCCGACAGCGTCGAAGAATGGGTGGGCGCCGTGCTCATCGTCGGGCGTGAGGCCGAGGCGATCGATGTCGATTGTCCGCTCGAGCTCCAGACTCTGGCGGTGTTCTCACTGCTGCGGACTTTCGACGAATGGGCCCTGCACCTGACGGAAAGCGAGAACGCAGCCGTCGGCCCGGAGGAGAGCTCAGACCATCAGTTCAGGCTGCTCACGCGTCTGCTGCATGCCTGA